A single Thermoanaerobacterium sp. RBIITD DNA region contains:
- a CDS encoding nucleotidyltransferase yields MNILSLIVEYNPLHNGHVYHIKKSKEVTKANYVIAIMSGNFVQRGIPSIIDKWSRTKMAILSGIDLVIELPVIYAVSTAEKFAYGAIKLLDSLNIVDYVSFGSENGSIEDLYNIAKFLVEEPEQYKLFLKEQLRLGITFAKAREIALNRFLGPKISKIIKDPNNILGVEYLKSLIRLKSNIKPITIKRYGPGYNSTETVNSFASANYLRKNIINKSFSVLNNFMPKYSTDILEYCISNGFGPVTLDNFSSIIIYLLRNNYNLNSVFDITEGLQNRIYMASRNCGNISELIKNIKSKRYTESRIRRILLHVLLGINSKLYTSYDGPNYIRVLGFNKKGLELMKMIKAKSTLPLITKVSNYKKILNDSLMFERDLFATDIYSLSFKKSSNAGLDFTREIIMLK; encoded by the coding sequence ATGAATATTTTAAGTTTAATTGTTGAATATAATCCACTTCACAATGGCCATGTATATCATATTAAAAAGTCAAAAGAAGTAACTAAGGCTAATTACGTTATAGCCATAATGAGCGGTAATTTTGTGCAAAGGGGAATACCCTCAATAATTGATAAATGGTCAAGAACAAAAATGGCGATTTTATCAGGTATCGACCTAGTAATAGAATTACCGGTTATATATGCAGTATCAACTGCTGAAAAATTTGCATATGGTGCAATTAAATTGCTTGATTCATTGAATATAGTTGATTATGTTTCATTTGGAAGTGAAAATGGTTCAATTGAAGATTTATATAATATAGCTAAATTTTTGGTTGAAGAACCGGAACAATATAAATTATTTTTAAAAGAGCAGCTAAGACTTGGAATTACATTTGCTAAAGCCAGAGAAATAGCATTAAATAGGTTTTTAGGACCAAAAATTAGTAAAATTATAAAAGACCCAAATAATATACTTGGGGTTGAATATTTGAAAAGCCTCATAAGATTAAAGAGCAATATAAAACCTATAACTATAAAGAGATATGGGCCAGGTTATAATTCTACGGAAACCGTTAATTCTTTTGCAAGTGCAAATTATTTGAGAAAAAACATTATAAATAAAAGTTTTTCAGTACTTAATAATTTTATGCCTAAATATTCTACTGATATTTTAGAATATTGTATTAGTAATGGTTTTGGGCCTGTTACACTAGATAATTTTAGCAGTATAATCATATACTTATTAAGAAACAATTATAATTTAAATAGTGTTTTTGACATAACGGAGGGCCTTCAAAATCGCATATATATGGCCTCACGTAATTGTGGCAATATCTCAGAACTAATCAAAAATATAAAATCAAAAAGATACACTGAAAGCAGGATAAGAAGAATATTATTACATGTTCTACTTGGTATAAATTCTAAACTATATACTTCTTATGATGGCCCTAATTATATAAGAGTTTTAGGTTTTAATAAAAAAGGATTAGAATTAATGAAAATGATAAAAGCTAAGTCAACTTTGCCTTTAATAACAAAAGTTTCAAATTATAAAAAAATATTAAATGATTCTTTAATGTTTGAAAGAGACCTATTTGCAACAGATATCTATTCCCTTTCATTTAAAAAAAGCTCCAATGCTGGTCTTGATTTTACACGTGAAATAATTATGCTAAAATAA
- a CDS encoding ATPase — protein sequence MEETENLEVLSLLETLEDYIEKSSTIPLSQKAIVNKEELLELIKQIRIKIPDELKRAEWIKQEKQKILIEAQQDAETIIKEAEQRIKQMVNESEIVKNAEKKASEIISQAQSNAKEIRLGSKDYADELLGNLEKNITDLLNTIKNNRNELRGIK from the coding sequence ATGGAAGAAACTGAAAATCTTGAAGTTTTAAGTTTGTTAGAAACACTGGAAGATTATATTGAAAAGAGTTCTACAATTCCATTATCGCAAAAAGCAATTGTAAATAAAGAAGAGTTGCTTGAACTTATAAAACAGATTAGAATAAAAATACCCGACGAATTGAAAAGAGCAGAATGGATAAAACAAGAAAAGCAAAAGATATTAATAGAAGCACAGCAAGATGCCGAGACAATTATAAAAGAAGCTGAACAAAGAATAAAACAAATGGTTAACGAAAGCGAAATTGTTAAAAATGCCGAGAAAAAAGCATCTGAAATAATATCTCAAGCACAATCAAATGCAAAAGAAATAAGATTAGGCAGCAAAGATTATGCAGATGAACTATTGGGTAATCTTGAAAAAAATATTACCGATCTACTTAATACTATTAAAAACAATAGAAATGAATTAAGGGGCATTAAATAA
- the coaD gene encoding pantetheine-phosphate adenylyltransferase translates to MKIAVYPGSFDPVTNGHLDIIKRASKVFDKLIVAVLVNPSKNPMFSVEERVELLKEVTNDIGNVEIDCFSGLLIDYLEKVNSKIIVKGLRMISDFEYEFQMALINKKLNPEIETIFFMTSNKYGYLSSSVVKEVASFGGCLSDLVPDTVIRHIFKKLKK, encoded by the coding sequence ATGAAGATTGCGGTATATCCGGGTAGTTTTGACCCGGTTACAAACGGACATCTTGACATTATAAAAAGAGCTTCAAAGGTATTTGATAAATTAATAGTCGCAGTTTTAGTTAATCCATCAAAAAATCCAATGTTTTCAGTTGAAGAACGGGTGGAGTTGTTAAAAGAGGTGACCAATGATATTGGCAATGTTGAAATAGATTGTTTTTCGGGGCTCCTCATTGATTATCTTGAAAAAGTTAATTCAAAGATTATAGTAAAAGGATTAAGAATGATTTCGGATTTTGAATATGAATTTCAAATGGCACTTATTAATAAGAAATTAAATCCAGAGATTGAAACAATTTTTTTTATGACAAGTAATAAATACGGCTACTTGAGCTCAAGTGTTGTAAAAGAAGTTGCTAGTTTTGGGGGGTGTTTATCTGATCTTGTTCCAGACACTGTAATTAGACATATTTTTAAAAAATTAAAAAAATAA
- the ylbJ gene encoding sporulation integral membrane protein YlbJ: MLIILILFAVLSIIIFPGNSLKAAKSGINLWLFTVFPALLPFFIGSELLLQLGFVFTFGKLLEPVMRPIFKVPGSGSFAMAVGYTSGYPIGAQIIARLWEEKMINTIEAERLMTFCNNSGPLFMLGAVAMGMFNSPKVGYILMISNYMGAMTTGLIFRNYKQKVQGKININSVNNFYKKNKQENAKNFGNILGDAVKSSMNTMLLIGGYIIIFSVLIEFLRVYGIISILGKLVSPIFISLGFDKNIISGYISGLMEITIGSKLISQSTAPLYQKVILISSILAWGGFSTHGQVLGVISKAKISYAPYFLAKIIHSILAALYSYFILKFIDIGESSIAPVFYQYNLSYMFNVFQLSSFILIISILIFILISYMFALIHKGT, from the coding sequence ATGTTGATTATTTTAATTTTATTCGCGGTTCTGTCAATTATAATCTTCCCAGGTAACTCCCTCAAAGCTGCAAAAAGTGGAATTAACTTATGGCTATTTACCGTGTTTCCGGCATTATTGCCCTTCTTTATAGGTTCAGAATTATTATTACAATTGGGATTTGTTTTTACTTTTGGAAAATTGTTAGAACCAGTAATGAGACCTATTTTCAAGGTTCCGGGAAGTGGCTCATTTGCAATGGCAGTAGGATATACTTCCGGTTATCCAATTGGTGCTCAGATTATAGCAAGACTGTGGGAAGAAAAGATGATAAATACTATTGAAGCAGAGAGATTGATGACATTTTGTAACAATTCTGGTCCCTTATTCATGTTAGGTGCAGTAGCAATGGGAATGTTTAATAGCCCTAAAGTTGGTTACATATTAATGATATCAAATTATATGGGTGCAATGACAACAGGTCTTATTTTTAGAAACTACAAACAAAAAGTTCAAGGCAAAATAAATATAAATTCTGTTAATAATTTTTATAAAAAAAATAAACAAGAAAATGCTAAAAATTTTGGAAATATACTTGGTGATGCTGTTAAATCCTCAATGAATACAATGCTACTAATAGGAGGATATATCATTATTTTTTCTGTTTTGATTGAATTTTTAAGAGTATACGGAATTATAAGTATACTTGGGAAATTGGTTTCTCCAATCTTTATATCATTGGGATTCGATAAAAATATAATATCCGGTTATATAAGTGGTCTTATGGAAATAACGATTGGTTCTAAACTTATAAGCCAATCAACAGCACCCTTATATCAAAAAGTAATATTGATAAGCTCAATATTGGCTTGGGGAGGTTTTTCAACACATGGGCAAGTACTTGGAGTTATTAGTAAAGCAAAAATAAGTTATGCACCATATTTTTTAGCAAAAATTATTCATAGTATTTTAGCAGCATTATATTCTTATTTCATTCTTAAATTCATCGATATTGGCGAATCCTCCATAGCACCAGTATTTTATCAATATAATTTGTCTTATATGTTTAATGTTTTTCAATTATCGTCATTTATTCTCATTATTTCAATTTTAATATTTATCTTAATATCATATATGTTTGCATTAATACATAAAGGGACATAA